The window GACAGTGTCGTCCCTTCGTTCCTCGTAGCGTTCGAGGGATTTGCGTCCGAGATAGCAGAACGGACAGACGTAGTCGGAGTAGACCGTCACTCGATCGCTGTTCTGTGAGTCGCTCATACCCTTTCTTGTGGGTTCCGCCTGTAAAGGGAGACGAATCGGGAGGGAATTGCCGATGCATCGCCCGCGTCGAACCCGTCTCGAACCGAACACCTGAGGTAGCCGGAGCACTAACGTTACTGTGAATGGCATCCGTGGCCCAGCCGCTTCACGCGCTTGCGGGAGGCGGTGCCGAACTGATGCTCCCGACCGTCCTCGTGTTGGCGGCCGTCGGGTCGGCAGTCGTCTTCACGCTATCGGTGGTCGCCTTTCGACAACGTCGGTCGGTTCCGTACCTGCTGGTCGCGTTGGCGTTTGGGGCACTCGCAGGGCAGACGCTCATCGGCGGCTTGACGACCGCCAACTATCTCACGGGAAGCACGCACCATCTCGCGGAACACGCGCTCGACGTAGTAATCATCGCCCTTCTCATCGGCGCGGTGTACTACGCACGGAAAATCGAAACGCGATAACTGAAACACGACGATGACAGAAACACGAACGCAGATAGCACGATACGTCGAATCCCGTCCCGGCGTCCATTTCAACGACCTCGTTCGAGGGTCGGGACTCGCACCCGGACAGGTTCAGTATCATCTCCGTGATCTACTCGGAGAACGACAACTCACGAGCGAACAACTGTACGGGAAAACACACTACTACCCCCCGGAGTACGACGAGTGGGAGCGGTCCGCGCTCGCCCTCCTCCGTAGGGAGACTGCACGTGACGTTCTCGTCACCCTTCTTGAGCGTGAAACGGACCGCCCAGCAAGGCTCGCGGACGATCTGGGTATCGCCCGGAGCACGCTCGAATGGCACGTCGACCATCTCGTAGAGCAGGAGTTAGTCGAAAAACGACGCGACGCGAGAAATCGGGTGACGCTCGTTCCAGCACGTCCGGAAGCGACCGGTCAACTGCTGGCGACCGTCACGCCGTCGTTCCCGGAACGGATGGTGGACCGGTTTACCCGACTCGTGGATGATCTATTGGCGGACTGACGGTTGTGTCACTCGTTCTGCATGCCGAACCACGCCAGGTTTCCGGCTAACAGGGCGATACTGAAGACGAAAAACAGCGCGCCGACTGGCGAGGCGAGGTCGACGAACAACCAGTAGAGCGGGGCGGCGGCGGACGGTCCGACGGATACCACGGCGAGTTCCGAAATGATCGGGCCACAACAACAGCAGGCGTTCGGGGCCGCCACTGCCGCCGTCCCTGAGGTGACCTCTCTCGTGCCGGATTTCGTCGA of the Haladaptatus caseinilyticus genome contains:
- a CDS encoding DUF7471 family protein: MASVAQPLHALAGGGAELMLPTVLVLAAVGSAVVFTLSVVAFRQRRSVPYLLVALAFGALAGQTLIGGLTTANYLTGSTHHLAEHALDVVIIALLIGAVYYARKIETR
- a CDS encoding winged helix-turn-helix transcriptional regulator, producing MTETRTQIARYVESRPGVHFNDLVRGSGLAPGQVQYHLRDLLGERQLTSEQLYGKTHYYPPEYDEWERSALALLRRETARDVLVTLLERETDRPARLADDLGIARSTLEWHVDHLVEQELVEKRRDARNRVTLVPARPEATGQLLATVTPSFPERMVDRFTRLVDDLLAD